Proteins encoded within one genomic window of Citricoccus muralis:
- a CDS encoding NHL domain-containing thioredoxin family protein yields MTTETSASAAGTTPRAPRVRASELVGETWFNTGGEALDLAALRGKIVLLDFWTFCCINCLHVLDELRPLEEEFSDVLVTVGVHSPKFDHEGRTESVAAAVERYDITHPVVNDPALTTWQAYSARAWPTLVVVDPEGYIVAHLSGEGHVAGLRSLVTELVAEHEAKGTLHRGDGPYVAPEPVARDLKFPAKALDLSGRGSRPGSLLVTDTGHHRLVEVDADLTEVLQVIGGNGTGAPVAPEHAQHPDHIGAKGYADGGRDTALFNEPQGVALLPAEVAEQVGYDLVVADSVNHRLRGVSLGNGTVTTLAGNGVQRLIDSERAKEAAAPGPESAGSDAADAEVSVSLEPFATAPLDTSLSSPWDVVWSEAEQTVVVAMAGVHQLFSFDPHTGAVAIYAGTGLEGLLDGAADSSWFAQSSGLSVGTDGTLWVADSETSALRWVRPGNAAGTDTADDENARTVGTVIGEGLFDFGFRDGDPAQARLQHPLGVTALPDGSVLVADTYNGAIRRYAPETTGADGRPVPASVSTVARGLAEPSDVLVEHDAEGKPVSIIVVETNAHQLVRLAVPEEFLQVDEGALQTQRPRTSVATGDFEISIGFAAPTGQKLDDRWGDPTQLKISSSPENLLLDGDGSTTGLTRTLRLNPEVTEGVLHITARAAACDGEPGQPIPDFAACHLYQQDWGIPVTVEPAGEIRLDLDLRGMH; encoded by the coding sequence ATGACCACAGAGACCTCAGCCTCAGCAGCAGGAACCACACCACGCGCCCCCCGGGTGCGCGCCTCCGAACTCGTGGGGGAGACCTGGTTCAACACCGGTGGGGAAGCCCTGGATTTGGCCGCCCTGCGCGGGAAGATTGTGCTGCTGGATTTCTGGACGTTCTGCTGCATTAACTGCCTGCACGTGCTCGACGAACTGCGCCCGCTCGAGGAAGAGTTCTCCGATGTATTGGTCACGGTGGGCGTGCACTCGCCGAAATTCGACCATGAGGGACGGACCGAATCCGTGGCCGCCGCGGTAGAGCGTTACGACATTACCCACCCGGTGGTGAATGACCCGGCGCTGACCACCTGGCAGGCGTACTCTGCACGCGCGTGGCCGACTCTCGTTGTCGTCGACCCCGAGGGCTACATTGTGGCTCACCTCTCCGGCGAAGGTCATGTGGCCGGACTGCGTTCCCTGGTCACCGAGCTGGTGGCCGAGCATGAGGCCAAGGGCACCCTGCATCGCGGCGACGGACCCTACGTGGCCCCCGAACCGGTGGCCCGTGACCTGAAGTTCCCGGCCAAGGCGCTGGATTTGTCCGGTCGCGGCAGCCGTCCGGGCTCGCTGCTGGTCACCGACACCGGCCACCACCGCCTGGTGGAGGTCGACGCTGATCTGACCGAGGTGCTGCAGGTGATCGGCGGCAATGGCACCGGAGCCCCGGTGGCCCCGGAACACGCCCAGCACCCGGACCACATCGGCGCCAAGGGATACGCCGACGGCGGCCGGGACACCGCGCTGTTCAACGAGCCCCAGGGTGTCGCCCTGCTTCCAGCTGAGGTGGCTGAGCAGGTGGGCTACGACCTCGTCGTCGCCGATTCCGTGAACCACCGGCTGCGCGGAGTCTCCTTGGGCAACGGCACTGTGACCACCCTGGCCGGCAACGGCGTGCAGCGCCTGATTGACTCCGAGCGCGCCAAGGAAGCCGCCGCCCCGGGGCCGGAGAGCGCCGGCTCCGACGCCGCTGACGCCGAGGTTTCCGTCTCCCTGGAGCCCTTCGCCACCGCCCCTCTGGACACCTCGCTGTCCAGCCCCTGGGACGTGGTGTGGTCCGAGGCTGAGCAGACCGTGGTGGTGGCCATGGCAGGCGTGCATCAACTCTTCAGCTTCGACCCGCACACCGGCGCGGTGGCCATTTACGCCGGCACCGGCCTGGAGGGCCTGCTCGACGGCGCGGCCGATTCGTCCTGGTTCGCGCAGTCCTCCGGGCTGTCGGTGGGCACCGATGGCACCCTGTGGGTGGCCGATTCTGAGACCTCAGCGCTGCGCTGGGTTCGCCCCGGCAACGCTGCCGGTACTGACACGGCCGATGACGAGAACGCCCGCACCGTGGGCACCGTGATCGGCGAGGGACTCTTCGACTTCGGTTTCCGCGACGGCGACCCGGCCCAGGCCCGCCTTCAGCACCCCCTCGGCGTCACCGCCCTGCCCGATGGCTCCGTGCTGGTGGCCGACACCTACAACGGCGCGATCCGCCGCTACGCCCCCGAAACCACCGGCGCCGACGGTCGCCCGGTTCCGGCCAGCGTCTCCACCGTGGCCCGCGGACTGGCCGAACCCTCGGACGTCCTCGTCGAGCACGACGCCGAGGGCAAACCTGTGAGCATCATCGTCGTCGAAACCAATGCGCATCAGCTCGTACGCCTGGCCGTGCCGGAAGAGTTCCTCCAGGTTGACGAGGGCGCCCTGCAAACCCAACGCCCCCGCACCTCGGTGGCGACTGGCGATTTCGAGATCAGCATCGGCTTCGCCGCCCCCACCGGCCAGAAGCTCGACGACCGCTGGGGGGACCCCACCCAGCTGAAGATCTCCTCTTCCCCGGAGAATCTGCTGCTCGACGGCGACGGCTCCACCACCGGACTCACCCGCACCCTGCGGCTGAACCCGGAGGTCACCGAGGGCGTGCTGCACATTACCGCCCGTGCTGCTGCGTGTGATGGCGAACCCGGCCAGCCGATCCCGGACTTCGCCGCGTGCCACCTGTACCAGCAGGACTGGGGCATCCCGGTCACCGTGGAGCCCGCCGGTGAGATACGCCTCGACCTCGACCTGCGCGGGATGCACTGA
- a CDS encoding flavodoxin domain-containing protein — MTTLVVASTRHGSTREIAERICTTLREAKGVNAIVEDVSAASKILDSVDAVIVVAPVYRNAWHKPATAFVTAHQAELDKKSLFLAASGGSPELDAGIRAKLDTLGARDVTYLRGAVFEEKLGFLEKLQIKVAGGQYGDFRNWHAVEEWAKHVGTRGAV; from the coding sequence ATGACCACCCTGGTTGTCGCCTCCACCCGGCACGGATCCACCCGCGAGATCGCCGAGCGTATCTGCACCACCCTGCGGGAGGCCAAGGGGGTCAACGCCATCGTGGAAGACGTCTCCGCCGCCTCGAAGATCCTGGACTCCGTGGACGCCGTCATCGTGGTCGCCCCGGTGTACCGGAACGCCTGGCATAAGCCCGCCACCGCGTTCGTCACCGCCCACCAGGCCGAGCTCGACAAGAAGTCCCTGTTCCTGGCGGCCTCCGGCGGTAGCCCCGAGCTCGACGCTGGCATCCGCGCCAAGTTAGACACCCTCGGTGCCCGCGACGTCACCTACCTGCGCGGTGCGGTGTTTGAAGAGAAGCTGGGTTTCCTCGAGAAGCTCCAGATCAAGGTGGCGGGCGGCCAGTACGGAGATTTCCGCAACTGGCACGCCGTCGAAGAATGGGCCAAGCACGTCGGCACCCGCGGCGCCGTCTGA
- a CDS encoding alkaline phosphatase — MMSKKTTTRAAAGVLATAVVAGASLAPAYADQADQNGSGDNGPKNVIVMIGDGMGYNHVVSTNLYETGQSQFITEGAPGAVTELDGDPVQSYESFNLLGMSTHSQSSIDAGYDYDSEDAWGSFGWANNTPTDSAAAGTAMATGTKTNNGMLNVDPEGNELTTVSEVAHETGRSAGVVSSVDFNHATPSAYAVANEDRNAFPQIGHDMIEAEYLDVIMGAGHPGYDDDGEARTPNYGKFAQADFEALSAGNTGWDYIESKTDFEALARGEITSEKLFGLAQVASTLQQNRSGDSAGTLPGEVAFNDNVPDLPTMSEGALNVLGQNDKGFHLMIESGAIDWTGHANQTTRNIEETQDFNAAVDTVIDWVEENSSWDDTLLVVTADHETGYLGGAEDDPDFTQMYGNAGELPTVSWSSPNHTNLLVPFFFKGAGSEALQNAVVGTDSVRGDYIDNTTLATLLKGDLWADETTPVEPGEGDIPVEVEIPGLPGDDDDNAPGSLVLSIADGTATLGNQRNAGDRLRVTGELPAVSVTDTRRTGAGWAVAGQSSDLSIAGDSGESVTADHLGWAPFVTDTTNSATPGEVSRGVLADGEGLAAPATLGSATDQTRLGTSDLAADLVLEVPVDTEAGTYTGALSVSLFPVD; from the coding sequence ATGATGTCGAAGAAGACCACCACCCGCGCCGCCGCCGGCGTACTGGCCACCGCCGTGGTTGCCGGCGCCTCGCTGGCTCCGGCCTACGCCGATCAGGCTGACCAGAACGGCTCCGGTGACAACGGACCCAAAAACGTGATCGTGATGATCGGCGACGGCATGGGCTACAACCACGTCGTCAGCACGAACCTCTACGAGACCGGTCAGTCTCAGTTCATCACCGAGGGCGCTCCCGGCGCCGTGACCGAGCTCGACGGCGACCCGGTGCAGAGCTACGAGAGCTTCAACCTGCTGGGTATGTCCACCCACTCTCAGTCCAGCATCGACGCCGGCTACGACTACGATTCCGAGGATGCCTGGGGCAGCTTCGGCTGGGCGAACAACACCCCCACCGACTCGGCCGCCGCCGGCACCGCCATGGCCACCGGCACCAAGACCAACAACGGCATGCTCAACGTGGACCCCGAGGGCAATGAGCTGACGACCGTCTCCGAGGTCGCACACGAGACCGGCCGTTCTGCCGGTGTGGTCTCGTCCGTGGACTTCAACCACGCCACCCCGTCTGCCTACGCCGTCGCCAATGAAGACCGCAACGCGTTTCCGCAGATCGGTCACGACATGATCGAGGCGGAGTACTTGGACGTCATCATGGGTGCCGGTCACCCCGGTTACGACGACGACGGCGAAGCGCGCACCCCGAACTACGGCAAGTTCGCTCAGGCCGACTTCGAAGCGCTGTCCGCCGGCAACACCGGTTGGGACTACATCGAGTCCAAGACCGACTTCGAAGCGCTGGCACGCGGTGAGATCACCTCCGAGAAGCTCTTCGGCCTGGCTCAGGTGGCCTCCACCCTGCAGCAGAACCGCAGCGGCGACTCCGCGGGCACCTTGCCCGGCGAGGTGGCCTTCAACGACAACGTCCCGGATCTGCCCACCATGTCGGAAGGCGCACTGAACGTGCTCGGCCAAAACGACAAGGGTTTCCACCTCATGATTGAGAGCGGCGCCATCGATTGGACCGGCCACGCCAACCAGACCACTCGCAACATCGAGGAAACCCAGGATTTCAACGCCGCGGTCGACACGGTGATCGACTGGGTCGAGGAGAACTCTTCTTGGGACGACACCCTGCTCGTCGTCACCGCTGACCACGAGACCGGCTACCTCGGCGGCGCCGAAGATGACCCGGATTTCACCCAAATGTACGGCAACGCCGGCGAACTGCCCACCGTGAGCTGGTCCTCACCAAACCACACCAACCTCCTGGTGCCCTTCTTCTTCAAGGGTGCCGGCTCCGAGGCCCTGCAAAACGCTGTGGTCGGCACCGACTCGGTGCGCGGTGATTACATCGACAACACCACCCTGGCCACCCTGCTGAAGGGAGACCTCTGGGCCGATGAGACCACTCCGGTCGAGCCGGGCGAGGGCGATATCCCGGTCGAGGTCGAGATCCCCGGTCTGCCTGGTGACGATGACGACAACGCGCCCGGTTCGCTGGTACTCTCCATCGCTGACGGCACCGCCACCCTGGGCAACCAGCGCAACGCCGGTGACCGGCTGCGCGTGACCGGTGAACTACCCGCCGTGTCCGTGACCGACACCCGTCGTACCGGCGCCGGCTGGGCCGTGGCCGGCCAGTCCTCCGACCTGAGCATCGCCGGCGACAGCGGCGAGTCCGTCACGGCTGACCACCTCGGCTGGGCACCCTTCGTCACCGACACCACCAACAGCGCCACCCCGGGTGAAGTTTCCCGCGGCGTGCTCGCCGACGGCGAGGGCCTGGCCGCCCCGGCCACCCTGGGCTCGGCCACCGATCAGACCCGCCTGGGCACCTCGGACCTCGCAGCCGATCTGGTGCTCGAGGTTCCGGTCGACACCGAGGCCGGCACCTACACCGGCGCCCTGTCGGTCTCCCTGTTCCCGGTCGACTGA